One part of the Lytechinus pictus isolate F3 Inbred chromosome 3, Lp3.0, whole genome shotgun sequence genome encodes these proteins:
- the LOC129257636 gene encoding uncharacterized protein LOC129257636 isoform X2 produces MLRSVEFLQRALDSLASSDNTEASLQLIGYLGKSLWLLTDHVVWLHKVKVCEVNIKRWADNSARAWLIGLLALTLRDLYKLQKLSLSLKELKRAGEPVPRQRLESDITKARLQFVLDFSDVFIPLAALGYVNKGVGSAGGVIASVIGLYLVWQKNVPCK; encoded by the exons ATGCTGAGGTCCGTTGAGTTCTTGCAGAGAGCACTAGATTCATTGGCATCAAGTGACAATACAGAGGCTAGCTTGCAACTCATTGGATACCTTGGCAAAAGTTTGTGGCTTTTGACAGATCATGTTGTATGGTTGCACAAAGTAAAAGTCTGTGAG gtgaacaTTAAAAGATGGGCTGATAATTCTGCCAGGGCCTGGCTGATAGGTCTCCTCGCTCTCACTCTCAGAGACCTTTACAAACTGCAGAAGCTTTCTCTCAGCCTCAAGGAACTTAAAAGAGCAGGTGAGCCGGTGCCACGCCAACGGCTAGAGTCCGACATCACCAAGGCAAGGCTTCAGTTCGTTTTGGACTTCTCTGATGTATTCATTCCTTTGGCTGCCCTTGGCTATGTCAACAAGGGTGTTGGATCTGCTGGCGGAGTCATCGCTTCTGTCATTGGGCTTTACCTTGTTTGGCAGAAAAATGTGCCTTGCAAATGA